gaggaacaaatgctattgtattttatgggagaataaaaaatggcctctattgtcttcagagttcttcaatcaaagcttttgttggtgaacgcacaaataaaccagcttggcatgctcgacttggtcatccttcccttcgtattgttcagtcaatcatcaataggtatggtttacctacttctattacctcctctccatcttatTCATGTAGGGTCTGCAtgaaatctaaaagtcataagctacctttctctttatctgatcatgtttctaattttccacttgaaataatccattctgatgtttggggccctgcacctattttgtctaatcaaggtttccaatattatgttacattcattgatcattttagtaaatatacttgactttatcctatgagaaggaaatctgatttatttgatatattttgtaattttcaaattcaagttgaacgatcttttaatcgtaaaatactctcttttcattctgattggggaggcgaatatcaagctctccatcgtcattttgtctcttgtggaattgttcatcgagtttcttgtcctcacactccagaacaaaatggctctgctgagagaaaacatagacatataattgaaactgccttagctcttcttcatcatgcatcggttccacgcaaattttgggatgaagctgttagcactgcagtatatctcataaatcgacttcctacaccattgctcaatcataaatgtccttttgaaaaactttataatcaaaccctgattacactttccttgaaatttttggttgcgcatgttatccatggttacgcccctattctaaacacaaacttgactctcgttcactacaatgtgtttttcttggttatagcaatttgcaccatggttatcgttgcttgcatataccaacaggacgaatttatatttcacgacatgttacttttgatgagtctttatttcctttttcggtagcttcttcaatctctcctccagatacaagtggcaccttcttaatgccacctaatattatcagaagtgatggaattctaggtcctgctccggagctctctaataactctcctataccatcagaatcacctccggttgctgctccaatcttagaagtctcgtcgatcgaagataatatgctctctggttcctcggataatgcaagtccgtcatctacatcaccatgtcatcctacttcctcgtcgtcatcaacaagtgatccagatgataatgctcctcgtcgcatgcttcccattagtgatatttatgagcgttgtccaccaaatgcaactcgatatcccctttcacgagctctagtggtttcttccaaatctattgaaccaacccgttttacacaagcaaacaaggatccaaactggcgtagtgcaatgtctacagaatttgatgcacttcttcgcaatggaacataGACTCTAGTTCTgcgcactccctcaatgaatgttgtgggctctaaatgggtattccgtcttaagcatcgagctaatggttctcttgaaagatacaaagctcgacttgtagctaaaggatttagtcaacagcaggtattgactttaatgacactttcaacccagtcatcaaaattacatctgtcagactattattatcaatagctgttagttctaattggcttgtacgacaattggatatttcaaatgcatttctccatggtcatcttgaggaaactatatttatggagcaaccacctggtttcattcatccacaatttccatcttatgtttgccaactcaagaaatccttatatggtcttcgacaagctcctcgtgcatggtttcatcgactatctaattggttacaagctcaaggattttctggatcaaagactgactcgtctctatttcacaaatataatgatgaaaatatgatattttttcttatttatgtggatgacattttgataaccggcaatgatcacaagggtatcacaactttattaagtcttctcaatcaagaatttcctactagagatttgagtattgctcgtttttttcttggtattgagcttattccacatgaggatggctatcttctctctcagagcaaatacattactggacttcttcaaaaagccaaaatggatggagcacgtccggtctctacgccaattgctataaacaactctccaacttcatcctctcctgctctatctgatccacaaatttatcgaagtattgttggggccttacaatatgtcactatcacacgtcctgatattacttttgcggtaaatcgtgcttgccaattcatgcatgctccaactgaacaaaattgggataatgtaaaaagaatacttcgctatctcaaaggcactattctacatggtcttcttttatatcgccaatcatctcgagatttacatgcatatagtgatgcggattgggcaagttcttctgaagatagacgctctactagtggatatgcaatatttcttggacgaaatcttatctcatggaattcgaaaaagcaacctacggtatctcgttcaagcactgaggcagaatataaagctatagcaaatacaacgtcagaaattatttggcttcaatcacttctctctgaacttcatcttgcatcaaatattgcaccaaaaatttggtgcgacaatattggaggaacatatcttacagcaaatccaatctttcatactcgtacaaaacatgtggaaattgattttcattttgttcgtgaacgtgtgacaactcagcagttatccgtctcttatatttctgctgaaTATTAAATCGTTGACATCTTTACTAAGCCActatccagacaacgtttcaacaagttagcaagcaaactcaacgtcagagATCTCCCGCTGAGTTTGTTggggggtaaaagagatataacagaattatccaaattgaccggatcaaattaccaaatcaaatcatattagtatttggattattctaataattctgttataattattctcagaattattcttagaataattctgttatttattaattagttatttgaccaagtacttttgaacattatatattgtattgtccttaggacaaatatcaatgaacaatagattttattattctcatcttattccttcctctctccctattcttcttcttacagaAGGTGAAGTAGCCTCTTATAGACGTTTACAACTCACTGAATGACTAGAAAGTGAATATAAGACTTGTAGtttagttgttattttttttctagGTCCGGGGTCTTTTCATAACCCTTGAAAAATCTTATCAGAgtttagaaggcgccttcaataggcttgaaggtgcctctagcgtGGAAAAGCTTATCACTAAAGATAAAGTCTTATCTTCGGCTAACGACTACTATTTGCCcaatctaaggcgccttcaaggggttgaaggtgccttccataaaggcttgaaggcgccttcaagggttgAAGGCGCTTTCCACCAGAAAGGTGCGAGAGCGCCTTCAATaccattaaaggcgccttcagcagctgTTACTGAGCTCCACACTTCTTTATTGGCTTTTCCGCTGCTCCACTCGCTTAGGTGGTTTCgatcattcggaatagggctcactcaaacccatttttcggccttctccttgagcaagcttctgttccgacttctcgtccctcgaaaatgttgCGTGCCTCCTTcccatccgccagcgtactcttccgtagcgcctcgtccctcgaacacactaagtccgtcgactctctcgcgtgctgtccttctcactagttacgtcttcgctcgacttcttgtgttcctaagattCTGCAtgcttagacacaaggatcaaacagaACAGGACTTAACTGAACTTGGTTAACCATATCAAAATTAACCCAGGGTTCTAACAGAAACAAGGACCAAAGCAGTggtatgagaaatttgataatgccatgaaggaatgtggattcaagattaatgaatgtgataaatgtgtctacatgaaagctatagagaatgactacgtcatcttgtgcctatatatagatgacatacttatcattgagagtaatgataagataatcaaatccactaaagatatgttgaactcaagatttaacaTGAAAGATATGAACCTagttgatgtgattctaggaatcaaaattcttaaaacaataggacttgttcttagtcaatcCTATTATGTGgataagattcttgagaaattcactaaAGGTGATACTGCGGTGGTACGAACGTCGATAGATACAAGTCAACATCTATTAAAAAATTAAGGTAAAAGTATCTcttagatagagtactctcgagtgattggaagtttgATATACCTGataagttgtacacgaccagacttagccTATGCAGTAAGTAAACAGAGTAGATATACGAGTAATCTAGATGTTGAGCACTAGAAagagataacaagagtactgaggtacttgaggtatactcatgaatatgaactgcactatatgagatattttactgtgatcgaaggatacagtgaTACGAGTTGAATATCTTGCATAAAAAGCTCTAAATCTATGAGTGAATATATattcactctaggaggtgtagcTATTTCttgaaaatcttctaagcaaaccataataaccagatccacgatgaaaTCTgaatttgtagctcttgacaaatgtggtgaagaggctgaatgactattGTAATTCTGAGAAGACCAAAATCAGTGTCAGCAATttacatacattgcgatagtctatCAGCAATTAGCCGGACATAGAGCCATCTGTAAAATGGTAAGTCTAGGCATATatatcgtagacataataccgttagacaactactctcaacgggagttatcactgtttaCCAAGTGAAGTCAAAGTTTAACCTAGCAAATCCGCTAATCAAAGGGTTAAAtcaagagttagttgcaagctcatcacgagaAATGAGTTTTATGCCGTTGTCAACGATTAATACAAAAGACACCCAACCTATACTAACTGGAGATCCCAAAAATTAGGTTCAAAGGGATAACTAATTTGCACTAACTAGAAATACTGTGGGGGATAACCTAATAAAACAGTTATTAGACCAGGGTAAGCCGATAGActttttaatgatcaagaagagtggATGACTACTCTCGAGGGATCacttatgtgagaaagaagtgaggccgcttcgaagagaattagaGGCATAATTCTTAAAGCTTCTCACAAAACCAGGAGTGTTCATGGCTAAGAATGAACGCACTCATGAGAATTAAATTGTgtcagggagagtcttggatgAGATATATCAATGTTTATACAAACGATAGAacagttcaaggacatcatgtctactgtCAACCAGTATGCAAACAGATCTTCATAAGAGAAGATTCAAAGGGTAAAATCTACCTAtcatatacttgactcaactgttgaatgttATCACATACCATGTATTCCATTTATGTCGGGGATTGTtataaatgtgaatggaataaagaggtggagacaaAGAAACTTTATTGTGCATGGGttgttagtcccacattagaagtctttTGGCTTTATTGTTAGTTTAAATTATGAcatatgcattgatgttgtaaacatatatatggggagagactctcttacGCATGGGTacaggggtgggtgcaaatccaggacTCGGATTGTACTGAACgaaagttgactcgtgtgcgagcacgacctgtGCATGTTGAATGCTAGATCGATCAAGGCAAGATTTGTCTAAGTGAataaaccaacattttgccacctgAATCTCTTTTTGCTACCTTCTTAAGAGCGTAACGGAagcataaatatgaaattaatggtgattccgtaacgtctcgtcattaatggtgatattaaactcattaatgatgattttataatatttcagcattaatggcgacattaaacccaataataatgattctgtaacgtctcagcaTTAATGAAGAATTTAAATCCATTAATGACAATATAAACCCaacattaaatgatcataatttgatcattcaTTGCAGGCAAGGTAAGAGCTCTTATCAGGAggttggatcttgagcaaagagagagcgagagagaaaacaaaagcaaaagcaaaagcaaaagaattcctccaccttcgtttTCTGATTCTTTTCTCTAAGCTGTGTATCCATTAGactgaactactcgtgatagcactcGGTGTATTCTCAGTTCACCATGAACAACCAATGCTTGGTTGCGTGCGTGGTTTTACCATTATAtcatgggaaacagacgacccgagagaacctcgaagcacaaccggaggtgggacgaatctatttcaaggaaactgcgttgaACGCATGCTTCAATATCTTAGTCAGCGAGTTCTCTTCTTGATTCGACGATCGACTCTCGATTCTACTACGCACCGCATCAACTTCGTAACTCAGACCACCGGAAGCTTGGCAGAACTAGTCCCGCTGACAATCTAAGATTATCCACTCAGGTCATCTCAATAGAtaagttagaattaattttatataattttaattctataattttcCTAATATCTTTTGTAACAGATTATCCAACAACTAGTGATAGACTGTTTCTTTTCTAAACCTCAATTGAttcttttagtaaatatgtcaTTAGTCTACTATGCATATTCATTAGTAAATTGTTCTAATAGATTCATGACCCATCTCTAGATGATTAAATTATCAATCCACTATTAAATTCTGATAATCAACTCACTTGGCTAATGATTGAATTTTTCACTGCTAACCAATGTCTCTAATTGTCTCATATTCTTTACCACGTATTGTACTTGCAGAgtaaatcaaatgcaatattttTTGTTAAACTCAAACATAATAACCAGCTCCATAATCGACTCAATCTATGACTAATCGACTAAACAAACACATCAATCGGTTGATTTTGTTTGACCTTAAGCAATCACATCGGCTTTAATAACCACGTCtcttgcccccagggcgtagcacagacggtgggcgcatggtatctctggcgtaatggccaggggtcgattctcaggaactgacgacctggggtttaccctgccatgcgcctatggcctgtgtacctgcatgaaccttcctccatatccgtggggccggcactagggggaccgctaaggtagcggatctacctttttttaatAACCACGTCTCTTGGACGAGTTTGCacctaaataaaaaattttctatcTAAAATGTAAAATGTAATTTGCTCGATCTCTCATCTCACATGTCTTTCAGTTGATGTTGTTCCATCTCTTGAGTTCACCTCGATAAGCCTCCAACCTTTGAGTCATGTTCAATTCAAGTTTGTCCATACAGGCTGGATCAGCTGGTTAGATGCCTGCAACTTGTCAATGAAGTCGTGAGGTCGAAGGTCGTCAATTGTATTCAGGGATAAAACTCTGGCCTGCTGCGCCAAAAATTCTttcgacccccagtcacctaTCCTGCCCAACATTAActgtgatttactccctctgaaaTCTTGTGGGGCCGGGACCGGGGAACCGTTAGGATGACGATTCCACCTTTTTGCCAATGTTCAATTCAAGTTCACTAAGTCGGTATCCCTTCAAACATATTGAGAATCATCATCAATTTTGTCAAACCTCACTATGGAACTTGTCATACCTTCAAGCGCTCACTTGTCATACCTCCAATGACGCCTTCACCTGCCAAATGCTCATCTCCAGAACTTCACTATCAGACCTCCAGTGGAACTTCACTTGTCAAGAGCTCAATTTTGAGATtccaccatttttttttttttttgaaatttaggtaTATGGCCTTCTATCCGGCTAAATTTGGAGGTGGATGGTCCAATCCAACAGATTACTCTGACCACTAGGCAAATTCGGAAGCACGAGCGACTCCTCATCCAGCAACCAATATCCCTAATTTTTCATCCCAATGGAAAATACCTTGTGATACATCGTACCGAAGTATTTTAGATTTCACTTCTTAACCTCATATTGGGATTTCACCGATTAAGATCTTACCTTTGGGATTTcacttgttattgttgttgtgttAATATGGTCAAATTGCATGCTAAATAGAACAGTTATAACAAActagaaatttttaagaatttagatttatattttctaGTTTTTTTACTAAGGTAATAGCATATCTGacacttttttattttttcaagcaTGTAAAGATCGAATATCAATTTTAgtaaattaatagataatttattttaattcttaAGAATGCTAGATTGATGGATCATCCATTGTAATAGTCGGTGAAAAAATTTCGTAGAATTAGATTGATTACTTTAGTATCAATTGGCATATATTAAATACTTAATAGTAATATTCCTGATTTTTATCATCTACAGTGGCTAACACATGAGGTGTTACCATTaatgagatctggggttcgaatctcgacaaagttaagataaatatcttccttatgtactagtcactatttTAAAGGATAGTAACCCTCTATGGATGAACATATTCGTCCTTTTAccatcaatttaaaatttaaacagtAGGTGccgattttttttctttgttttttaacCTCGGGACAATGGTACAGTGTGAAAATGCCTGGTCAATTTCTTAGGTTGATGGATGTCAGTTGTGAGCGGGTCGGTAAAAAATATCCATAGAGCCGGATTAATCATTATTAATCGGCTAAGATGGATACGGGATACCCAACGCCaacttaaccaaaaaaaaaaaaaaaagatttttaaaattatacatttttttttgaaactgaAACATTttctatataattattttttcctGGTTGCCTCGCGTTTCTTCTTCGTGGGCAGCGATTACAAATTCCGATTCTTCAATGGTTTGatccctctcctctccttctccccaTTGCTTCAAGAACCGTGCTCGCGCCCGAAAATCTGAGAGGTAGGGTTCCGTTTAGGTTCTGGAATTGCGCTTCTCTCCCTTCTGATCGCCTCATGGAACCTCTCTAGGGTTTTCGATCGGCTTCTAAGGATTCTTAACTCGATTTGCGCGAGTTTTCCGATCCGATGTCTTCTTATGGCGCCCAACCGTCGGCGGATCTGGATAGGTCACGGAGGCGCCGCCCGGATCCGCCGCCGGCGGAGTCGGTGGACGAGGGGATCGATCACTTCGACCAGCTTCCTGACTCGGTGCTCCTTTTGATCTTCAATCTGGTCGGCGATATCAAGCAACTGGGGCGGTGCTGCGTCGTGTCCCGCCGCTTCCTCGCCGTGGTACCTCTCGTCGACGACGTCGTCCTCCGGGTCGATTGCGTCATCTCTGACGACGCCTCCCTGTCCTCTGATGCCGTGGCAAGCGGTGTCGCCGTCTTGTCGCAGAAGCCCCCTGGCGTCATATCCCACCTCGCCCGTCTCGTCCTAGGTGGGCTCGTCAAGCCGCTTCAGGCCCTTGGGCAGATCCTCTCCCCCTTCCCTGCGTCTGCTACCGTCTCCAGGACATCATCGCCTTCGTCCTCTTCTCCTTCGCTGCCCTCTTCCACCGTTGCCCACCACTCACCGACCGAGGTGTTGAAGAACTTCAGAGAAATCCGTCGCCTCCGTATCGAGTTTCCTGACGGCGAACTCGATGACCATGATGGCGTCCTCTTGAAGTGGAGGGCCGACTTCGGATCCACCCTCGATCGCTGCGTCATCCTTGGCGCCTCCTCCGTGGCCTCTTCACCATCCATTTGCCCTAAATCCGCGAATCCTAGCCTCAGTCTTAGTTCCGATGATGCTTGTGGAGGTGATGATTGTGAGAGCATTCCGGAGTCGTTCTACGCCAATGGAAGCTTAAAGCGGAGGGTCGTATGGACCATTAGCTCGTTGATTGCTGCATCGGCACGCCATTATCTTTTTCATCCTATTGTGGTCGACCATGAGCCTTTGGAGTGCTTGGTCCTGACGGATGCTGATGGACAAGGAGTGCTGACCATGGACCGGCGGCAGCTGCTAGAACTAAGGTTAAAAGCAGTGGTGGCATCAGGGAGCTCGCAGCGGACCCTTTTGCCAGCGCTAAGCATGCGCCTGTGGTATGCCCACCAGCTTGAGTTGCCTGGTGGGTTTGTGCTGAACGGTGCAACCCTGTTGGCTATCAAACCAAGTGATGAGCGGCCGAAGGAAGTAGGTGGTTGCATACCAGGTTCCAATGAGTTCTCAGATAGTTGCTGGATCCAAGATTGCTTTGAAGAGCCATATAGAACAGCAACGAAGATGCTCATGAAGAGGAGGACTTACTGCCTTGAGATGAACTCTTTCTGATTCTTTCAAGCTTAAAAATTTTATGCTTGACAGGTAAAAGTTTCTTCTTGGTACTGACACTTTCTTGGTTGAATTTGCATGATACATTTATGcataattgaatttgaaaagtcaTGCACCCTTGTCATTTAATTGAAAGTAAGTAATTTGGAGATGCAAATGAACTTGCCTGATTCTTTATGCCAACTGTTGAAAATATATGCAAGTGCATTCAATAAGACTATAAGAGTTCATATGTGCTTTCGTCTGTTCATTATTTTCATTCAATAAGAGTTTTTTCATTCATTGTGGGCCTTCAGCATATTTTCGCTCACCcagttttttttagaaaatttggaTGACTCGGATAAAAAGTGACTAAATTGTGTTAAATctgtaaggtttttttttttggatttatttGTAATCAAAAGAAACAGATGGAATGAAGGCAAACAGAATAACAAGGGGATACAAATTGGCCCGCTAAATGCATTCTTTACTTCATTCTATAATTTATGATTGTCGAACAAGATGCCTTAGTTGGATAATTATGTATTTATTGGGTCTGCCCCGACCACCATAAACATTAATCAGTGCACTGCTTTCATGGACCATCATATTCGAATTTCTGACCATTAGTTCTACTTTACATATGTCTGTTTTATTTCGATAACATACACTAGTGATAAGCTCATAGAGGGATAAGATTTGTGTAGCTGACTCCAAATAGTTGTCAAACACATTGATTATGGTGATATGCAATTATATTTCAATCACATGAACTATGTTAACAAGTGTAACTGCCTGTGtccatattattttattaaagatTTGAAAAGACTCGGATAGAAGTACTTGCATAATCAATTGATTTGTGTTCAAATCTGGGTTGATTATATGGATCCAAAGAAACAGATAAAAGGAATGGAATTGATATAGAAATGTTCCAttaaatgattttattttaattcatttatcTGGAAATACTCATTTGGCATATCAATATGGTTATTCTATTCATTCCTAGCTCCCATATTAATGAAAACCATATACAAACTCATACTGATTAACTTTTACCAATACATTATAATCATCCTAAGTCAATTTATGTAATGCTATTTCAATTTCTATTCAAATAGAATTATTCTGGATAACAAAACAAGAGACAAGAAAAAATTCTTAGCCACAGCATTTTATTTTAATCTACTAAACTCCTATCTGTAGATGTTTCTATTGCTTTAGTGCGAAGCATAAAATGTAGAGCATATTTGGAATGCGAATGTATAACTTAACTTTACATTTTAGTTCTTTGGAACAATGATTGAATGTAACATCCTTTCGGTGCAACCTTTAGGCCCAATGGATATCTCAGAGAGGCAAACTAAACCACATATCAAATGGTCTTCAAACGTTCGAAGCTGTTGTATGCCATGGTAACCTCACGGGTAACATGCTCCTCGCCCCCACGATCAAGGCACGGAATGCTCCTGTAACTCTGTGCAATCTCCGCATTGCTTGCAACTTCAGATATGATGTGCGACTGATTTGTTGTAGTTTTAGCTTTCTGGTCTATGCCCTTCAGTTGCCTTGCGACTAATATTGATCACTGTTCCATGATTCTGTGTATTAAGCTTCACTAATGCACCATATGAAATTTCAGATAATTATAGCTCAGATTATTGTAATCTCAGTGAGAATTTATGGTTTTGTATGTTGGAATCTCATTTCTATACATCTTGTTGCAGACTGGTGCTCCTCTAGGACTATATGGAACACAGTTTAAAACCTTCCTTCTctctttaatttttaaattggaAGGAATTGTTTCCAGAGGAGGTTATCGCGTTAAATAAGTGTTATCAATTTTACTTTGCTATTCAAATCATAAATTCAGGCCATGTTTGATAGGTTGGAATGGAAAGAAAAAGTATTGAAGTGGTTTATTCCTGATTGATTCCATTGTAATGGTTAATTTTTGGTGTGATGAACATTTGGAAGAATGATTGGTTCTATTCCACCCATTTTGTAGCTTCAAACATGGAATGGGGTGAAATATTTCATCTCTATAGCATGAATGAGGATTGAGTGGTTTGCCTGACCAACTTAGCCAATTTGACTTGATTAATTTGCACCCAATCGACTCAACCCACTCGAGTTGATAAGTGCACTTAGCTTGGTCGACTCGCTTCTTCTAATCTACATGACCCATTTGACCTGTCTGATCTTACTAGTCTGCTTAGCTCTTCTCGATTAACTTGACCCACCAGATCCTCCCTCAATAGCTTGATTTGCTTGCCTAGTCACCGCAAGCTCAACTAACCTGATCAGCCAATTCAACTCAGCTCGACTGATCCATTAACCTAACTGACCCAATTGAACCATGGCCCAATCAGTCAACTCAATACTCTTGGCTTAAATGTCAAATGATAAATTCCTAACAAGTATTATATTTGGTAAAAGAATAAAgatttttattgtattttttttctttatggtATACACATGCACAAATTGAAAGGGTTTTGGTTTTATAAGAGGAAGGTGAATTGCAAGTTTTTATTCAACTTGTGCAGCATTGTTTGAATGAATGTTTATCTCACAAAAATTGGACTCACAAAAATACTTCTAATTTAATTCTTAGTGCTGAATAACTCCAACATTCATCCAAACACCTTGTTCACGATAAAAGTTTCCCCTTATTGTCTTTCTCTCGCAAGACCTCAAATCTCCGACTTTTGAAAGTAACAACCACTACATGTCGACGATTACCGCATTTATTTTTTGAATAAAAAGTTGACGAGAAAGCAAAGTTCGGTCATAGTCGTAAAGTTTGACTTCGATCAGTGTAGGAATGATCCAATTTGACTAGCCGACTGAAATGG
This window of the Zingiber officinale cultivar Zhangliang chromosome 3B, Zo_v1.1, whole genome shotgun sequence genome carries:
- the LOC121967253 gene encoding F-box protein At5g46170-like, which translates into the protein MSSYGAQPSADLDRSRRRRPDPPPAESVDEGIDHFDQLPDSVLLLIFNLVGDIKQLGRCCVVSRRFLAVVPLVDDVVLRVDCVISDDASLSSDAVASGVAVLSQKPPGVISHLARLVLGGLVKPLQALGQILSPFPASATVSRTSSPSSSSPSLPSSTVAHHSPTEVLKNFREIRRLRIEFPDGELDDHDGVLLKWRADFGSTLDRCVILGASSVASSPSICPKSANPSLSLSSDDACGGDDCESIPESFYANGSLKRRVVWTISSLIAASARHYLFHPIVVDHEPLECLVLTDADGQGVLTMDRRQLLELRLKAVVASGSSQRTLLPALSMRLWYAHQLELPGGFVLNGATLLAIKPSDERPKEVGGCIPGSNEFSDSCWIQDCFEEPYRTATKMLMKRRTYCLEMNSF